A DNA window from Guyparkeria halophila contains the following coding sequences:
- a CDS encoding DUF2789 domain-containing protein — translation MQPPFHPLSELFEQLGLDAGEEDIEAFIDRHSPLPSEVALSDAPFWNENQRRFLRESLAEDADWAEAVDHLDARLRD, via the coding sequence ATGCAGCCACCGTTTCACCCCCTGAGTGAACTGTTCGAACAACTCGGCCTGGACGCGGGCGAGGAAGACATCGAGGCATTCATCGATCGCCACTCCCCCCTGCCGAGCGAGGTGGCACTGAGCGACGCGCCGTTCTGGAACGAGAACCAGCGCCGCTTCCTGCGCGAATCGCTGGCCGAAGACGCCGACTGGGCCGAGGCCGTCGATCACCTCGATGCCCGACTGCGCGACTGA